agagagagagagagagagagagagagagagagagagagagaggttttagtCCTTGGCcactgaaataatgtttttttttttttttacattgccAGTTAACGCTCGCGGCTTCAAAGACAAAGCTAGATTTATTCCAGAGTGCACGAAACACCAATAACTTCATGTAGTACATAAATGAATGACAACCTTTAACGGTTACACGTGCCCAGAATACTAAAGCACTCCACAAAAGacttttcaaatatttctttcttttttttgtggttgacaTATATTCTTGGAAGGACTTTAGGAAAGTCATCATCCTTGGGAATTGTTAAATGTGTCAGTTCTTGTGAGATGTGATGCGGAAAGGTAGTGTAAAAGCTATATATAGGCTTATGCCTATCCATAAATGGGAGGCAAGCGCCGCTGCATTCCGTGTGggtaatatttttgttttcatcagcgGCTGTCTCCCAGGCGGGTTTAGGGTGGTGTACCTCTGCTTTACACTCCTGTATTCTCCCGGGTAAGTCTGACAGGCCTCttattctgatatttttttttaattcaaaatttTTTCATTGTctatgaggggggaaaaagaacgAACAGAGCATATGTTCATACACGTTACATATGAATTTGGCAACTAAAACGTGGGATTACTGGtttgtttaacatgtttaacatgaaataatgattaaaatttGCAGTTCAGTATTTGATGACAGATATACTGATGATTGTTTGCATATTGTAAGATtaatttaaaggaaaaacactgatattgttatatttgaataaatgtttCCTTGCTTGTAAGATGCATTAAAACTTTTCAAACAGCATTTTCAAAGGTCAGCGACAGCAATATAGAAGCTATTAGATGAGATGCAATAGCTtcttacataatttcataaaattATGAGTGGGGTTAAATTCTTACAAACACTGATTATATTGcataatattatttaaaattgaTAGAATAGATGTTGTTTCTTCATTAtacatgagagaaaatgacctAAAATACTTTTATCATGATGAGAGATGTTTGACAAGGTTAAGATCAAGTGCCTGGAGTTCAAGTGTGTGAGGTGGATATTTCTGGTATTTGAAAGCTGGTGTGACCTAACATTGCACTTCAAAACGCATGCAGTTTATTACAGATGAGATGCATGCTCGGTACATGTGAAGTTCGCGACATTAAAGACGTTGGTGGATGTAGGCCTTGTTCGTTTTGAAGTGAATCGCCCTGAAGTCATCTTGCCTTATATTCAAAACTAGCCGGCCAGAAACCTGCTTGCCTGTTTTATGCGAACACAGGGTAACCAGGCCTGGTGTTTTGTATTTGACACAAAAGCAGGCATGTTGGTACACTGGAATGTTGGTACATTGGATTCAAAGTTCTATCTCTACATGTCTGCATTAACAGGAATGGATTCTATTAATTTTGAGTTCTGGGACCTACTGGTTTCAGTTCCCTTTACTCTTGTGAAGCATTTATGGTCCTGCCAAGATCCTGGGGCCTCCTGCCCTTTTCACAAGATATAACGTCAGGGAAACCCAGGGTTCTGTGAGGGCTTGAGCTCCAAGGACCCAAGCCTATCCGTCATTGCAGATAAATTACAAGTAATACTGAGTAGTTATTCTTCTGCTACTGGGAAAATGTGGTACAGTGGAAGTAGATGGGTGATGCATCTAAGATCAGCCTGCCTCTAATTTTACAACACAGATTTGTTTCCTAGAGGGTGTAATGTACACCTTTTTTCCCcaataagaaaaaaagcccCACTGATATTGACTTTACCCTCAAGTTGCATGAGACCCAGGCAACTTCACATATACTGTACTTAAGTAGGCCGATAACTTAAGAGGCTCCGCAGGCTggcacacagaggaaaaaagtaAACCAGAGCCCTGAAGTATCGATTCCATTAAACCTGGCCTGAGTGCATTTGAACCTGAAGTGTTTTTTGTTCACCGGGCAGACAggttgcatgtttttttttttttcatattcctgGTTTGATCCATAGGTCCTTTGAAGTTGTCAAATATGGCTGCAGCTGTTGCCAGACAACACAAGCATTTCAGTCACGACTACCACAGAACTCACTCTAAGTATGTTGTCAAGGAGTACTCAAGGTAAGTTATGTTATAGAAATTATAGAACAACGTACCATACACGTGAACAAATTGTTTCAGCCAATCATTAGTGTGCATCTCCCAAGAGCACAAACGACAGAGGCAGTCAGaacaaaaaacctcacaaataaacaaaacaaccagCAAAGAAGGAGGAAAATTCTCCTGAGGTATGTTGCCAAAGGTACAACAGTTAAACAATAATTACATGACTTAAGCCCTGTGCTTACTTTCAATGATTGCAAAATTGGTCTCTTCTGGTTAATCTGTGAAAGAATCTTCATTTTTTAGAGGTGGTTATTACCTACATGTTTCTTTGCTTGGAGATACAAaattttgttgaaaaaaaatggtAAGTATGGATCAGGAAAGAAAGACTTTCAGTACATTGAAATCATTGCTCAAATGCAAGGAGAAATGTGTTAGCTTTGGTGGTAAGTGTCTGCTGTTTACAAACTAGATGGTATGCTCTCAGGTTAAACCTCAAGAGAGGTATTCTATAATATCAAATATGTATTGTGGCATTGAGCAATATTTAACagattcacattaaaatgagagagaaagggttaaTATTGctctaaaatacacacataagaCATACAAAGATTGCCATAATACAGCTATTTGCagtaaatgttttcaaatattgCTAATATTTTTCGGTTTTCAAACGTTCACCAGTATTTAGTATGAAGATGTTCTGTAGTATAGTAGGCCGATTTTGGCTTAGATTAGGGCAAATCTTATGCTCTCAAGGCAGGGTGTTGTTGGGACCAAGTAAAAAATTTGGAAAGGGGTAACTGAATGCCATTGTTCTTTGGTTCATGCTGCACGCCAGTTTCACGGTTACTGATTGGAAATGATCTATCTCTGGTCCATTGCTTGACTTCATCCATACTCTTACATTTCCAGTATATGTGGAATGGAATTTATGTGACTGCAATGAGTGTACTCAAACtcaaatttgaatgttttggaTTTGCACTCATTATGTATTAAATTTTCTAAATGTGAAACCGTCAAGCATGGATTGccaaaatgaatgtgtatgtttaaagttttcatatatttgtcagttttaatgttttttaattcatgtgattcacatttttgtgttaagtctgtgtatacctgtgtgttTAAGCTCTGAAGTGGAGGAAGTGGACTATCAGTACCACAAGGAGAAGAGAATCCAGGGAGTGGTAAAGTCCATTTCAATCTGTCCAATACGACAAAATCTCTACTGAAGTTTGACACATGAACATTATGTCTGAATTTCAGATATTTCTTGTCTTCGGAGTATTAAAATTCcaactgtgtgtttgaactgGCTCAGATATTCACATCTGTGTGTAAATCAAATTAGACTCTCACATCAGGCGTACTAACGCAACTGGCAGAGATGAAGAATTTTTCTTATTGAGTGTTTGGATTTGTATTCATAATGTAAGTCAAATGTTACTGTAGTGTTATTTTTCCCCTTTAATAGGTAGAAAAGAAGATGAAGACATCAGATAAATATATCCGTGAGGAGTCCATGATCAGGGGCCCTAAGTTTCTGACAAGGCTGAGGTCCCACACTGTGTTTGAGAACACTCCTGTGAAGCTGTTCTGCTCTGTGCAGGGATATCCCACTCCGTCTGTCAGATGGTAAGTCTCACTCACTAAATAACTACTGAACAGCTTTACCATCGCTTTAATTGTATGGGAATGATTGCTTAAGCAAATGTGGAGAAACAGTGGTTATTGTTCTCTGCATaagtcagtcatttttctgCTGCCTATGGTTAGCCAGTGAAAGCTCATTTCTTCTGCATTTATTGCCTTGCTGATCTGAGTCTATCAGATAGGAAGAGATGGTAGACCAAGGTCTGCTGATGGCTGCATTCCTAACTGGCTCTGGTGTTGCCCCTGCCTAAACAGACAGAATAAGAGGATGTTGTGGGACAAAACCCCTGAAACATCACATGCAATAAACATTCAAAACCAAGAGCTGAATGCACTGTAAACTCATATAGGTAGAGAATGTTTTTGACTTAGCCACTTGGTATTAGCCAGGCTTGAATATTTGTATGAACATTTGAGCTATATGGTGCTATCAAAATATGCCTTGTACATCtcactgtttgttgttgtcattctttcaggTATAAAGATGATGTCATCCTTGATAACTCATCAGGAAAATATTTTGTGGGGAGTAACACTGGGATTCATACCCTGGAGATTCCAAAGTAATTGATTTAACACTAATTAAGGATTCATTGAACAAATACTTGCTGTTTTTATCACACTGTAGCATGTCTGCTTGAGAGTATCCTGTTAGACCTGTATATGAGTAGAAAGCATTCACAGTCAGTCACATGCAGAAATTTTCATTTAGCTGGAAAAAGCGGAGAGACAAAAAGATCCCATAAGAAATACATATTAttcaacacattctttctataaacattattattattattattattattattattattattattattattattattattattattattattattgttgttgttgttgttatcgataataatagtaataataataagaagaagaatttgGCCTTCTTGTCTTGTAGACATAACCATTTCACctacaaatgaacagaataatCATGTAGGTTTCCGCAAAAGGAAGCTGTGTGGACTGCGTTTCACGTCTGCTTTTCCAAGTTTGTCCAGGCCTGTCTGTGGCTCCGCCCCCTGTCTTGAGGGGCCGTCAGCTGTTCATAGCGAAGTGCTGAGCTGTGTGTCATCTGACACGCAGGCTCCTGAAAGAGCACCATGTTTCTCCGTCCTTACAGTGTCAAGCCTACAGTCACATAAAACGTTCTCAGCACCTCACCTCCTGCTCCAAATGAACGGTTTTTGGAACGACTCCGCCACTCTCCGTTTGCCCCGGTTCTGACACCTCCACACCTTTCGGCTTTGttgaagcaaaaataaaaaaagaagacaatagCAGTAGTGGTTTTTGAACTGTAGAAACATGGTGGACCGAGgggtcattttttaaaatagtaCAGTGAGGGGGAAGGTCACATTACCGTCTATTctcactcccctctctccttgCACCCTCAGATGTTTGCCATTCATGTCTTAGAGCTTCCCTTGTTAAATATGACTTGAATGCGTCGGCTGATCCTTCCTGCAGTACGTCATCGTTTCCCCCTGACCTCAGCGTGCTGGACCATAAACGTTGCTGTCCTTCGTGAAATGGGGACCAGTCAAATCCACTAATTATGATAAAAACAAACCGCAAGCCCTGTTTTCAGACAGTCAATAGCACAATGggcttttgaacatttttgtggtttgtgtttcattactgtAAAGTGGGATAATATGTATGTTGTTAGATGTTTGTcccactgtttctgtttgtttgtatgtttatagATCCAGCACTGATGACACTGCCATGTATACTGCTGTAGCCACTAACATCCATGGTCAGGTCTCTACTCAGGCGTCTGTCATCGTCAAAcgtgagtgtgtgctgtattCTCTATAGGAGAGCTATCTGTTACAGACAGCCATTGCACAGCCATTTCCACTGCTGCCCTAGTCTTTATCAGGgagtataaaataaaacaactgcCAAGCATTATCACTTTTGCCTAATTACCAGTTTAATATAATTACAGGTTTTTATGTTACGCTGCTAATTTGGATTATGGTGTTTGTAGTGAATAAATTATATGTCAGATGACACGAGGTGTGGCTGGTTTTGTCTGAAACTTTATGCATATTTGCAGGGTttaagaaagaagaggagataTGCCCTTTTGGATGGATGCCTTACGAATGTGAGAGCTCAGGGCAGCTCCCTGTGGTTCACTCTTCTCCTGCAGTACATATAGGATTAGACATCTCTTTGTGTCTCAGTGACACCACAGACGTAACAAAGACGTTTGTTTTGCTTGCTTTGGAAACTCcttaaataataaatgatacATAGTAAAACGAGACGTGACATTCACATTTATGGTTTAACGCATCACTTGAGCACAGCATTGAGAGTGTATAGATGAGTGCTCCTCTAAAGCATTCGTTTTTCTCTGAGGATAAATGGATGGTGTGTGTACCCATACCCATTGCTTGTctggatacattttttttcagttgccaTCTTACCTGAGATTAAATATACCAAAATTAACATCACTTTTCTGGAGACATTTGACGTGACCTTTAAAGAGGAGGGTGACTCGGTCACTCTGGCCTGTACGATGACCATCAGTCCAAACCTTGCCAACCTGCAGCCTCAAACCCTGTGGTACAGAGATGGTATGAGGAGTGATACATGTGTGCTGCACCACTGACACAGATTTAAACTCATCCGCAACAACAAGTAGATCCATACAATGCACATTCATCCACTCATAGCAGCTGCACATGCCATTTATGAAATATAGGGTGTATTGCGGAGGAATACATAATATGCTTTATGAGCTCAGTGTCTTTCTTATACTTTGTACGTATTACTGTTGACCTTCATTTTCTAAAGTCATGTAAGCTTGACCTTTTCCATGTGTTGAACCTAATTACTCTATATGAAGTATTCATTATACTTAACAAAATTCTCAcagaaaatggcttttttttatttgactctAGCTCACCAAAGACATTCATACACTTTCTCTTGGtttctcttatttctttttcttttccttttttccccctctagaGCACCTCCTGAAGGAGTCAAAGTGGGTGAAAATGGAGTCAGGCGGAGGTGTTGCTAAGCTCACGCTGCCTCAGCTTTACAAGGATGATGAGGGTCTTTATACCCTCCGCATGGTCACCAAGGGAGGGGATGCTGTGCACCGGGCATACCTCTATGTTAAAGGTTAAAAATAAAGGTCTTCAGATGGCCGATTTTACCCGCAGTTTCACTTTAAAGCAGCGTCGTTGAGGGTCTGACTGGACTCAGTCATGCATCACACAGCTCTGATTCCCCAATCGCTTTTCCTGACAGACTATAAACCATGTGTTCCCTCAACAGATGGTCCTCCCCCAGTTCCCGGAGCCCCCGGAGCCCCTATGGACATTAAGATCCACGATGCGAACAGAGATTATGTCATTGTCTCATGGAAACCACCCAACACTACAACCGAAGGCCCCATCATCGGATACTTTGTTGACAGGTGACTGAGCTGTCcgaaatgttttctgtttcattttatctAACCCCCCGTGAGTAgctattcttttgttttgtttttgtttttcttttggtcttCTGTtgattgtggaaaaaaaatacctaCAGTATGTAGGAAGCAAGTGCTTATCAGTTGGAGTTTCAATTCAAATCACATTGTTAGTAACCTCCagcaacagggaaaaaatgtttaACAGTTAATGCTTCCTTATAAGAGTGAAATTTTGATTAGTGATTTTCCAAGATGGAAAACGTCTCAGGCTGGCTGCCCTTTTAATTGAGGCAATTTAAGATTTTGATTAGAGTAACATAGTTAGCCTCATGCATAGTTACCATGTATTAAAATGAGCtatgaatgatgaatgagtTCTATGGTATTTTGAGCAGAACAGATGTTGAATTTAGGTATTGTGGTCTATCATCTGTTGTACAGCAGCCGGATTTATATTCATCTATAAATGGCGATCAGTTCAGGCCATTTACTCCAAGGCTGCacctcaacaaacaaacatacaaacaaatcaacCATACTGTTCTGTGGAAATACAGGCTGTCGACACCTCATTACCTGTCAGCTTTAAAGACGCTTTTCGTTcgcttttttttgtgctttgtacAGATGTGAAGTTGGGACAGAGAACTGGACGCAGTGTAATGATTCTCCCATTAAGATCTGTAAATATCCAGTGTCTGGCCTGTTTGAGGGACACTCCTATTATTTCCGCGTGAGAGCTGTTAATTCTCACGGCATTAGCAGACCCTCACGGATGTCGGATGCCATTGCTGCTGTGGACCCCACCGAGTTCGAGAGACTACACGGTAACCCTGACGCTGATAATGATAATAGATAGATTTACTGGGCTAGAAAGTGCTGTTTTTTGCATCATGAATTAGATAACCCTTCAGACTCTTACTGTGCTAATCAGTAATTCAATGTTAATTCTCTTTTTGGCTTTCACAGCAACTAAATTGGGTGGAAAACTTGATGTTGTGACCTACCATGATGACCTTGAAGGTAGCACACATATTCCATTTCTAGATGtagattttattttacttattatGATTGTTTCTTTGTATGAACTCATACCGGGTGCAGTTTCCTCAGAAATATGGTACCTAATGAATCCTTTTTATGTGGGTTTGACACTTCTTTATTTGTTACCTGTACAATTGAACATTAGTGGCTGTCAgattttctcccatttttccccGTGCTTTTCATGATTCTCTCTTTCAATAATTAGCAATAATTATACAGCCTGTAATTGGGCCTCATCTGAGAGGGGCTGATTAGTTTTTGATGAAAACTCCATCAGGAAGGGAACGTCCAACCATCTGTGGTGCTATTTCAAATTGAAATGAACACATCAAGCAGTgtcacagaaatgtgtgtgcCTTGGCCACAAGGCAgatgatacacacacatcaatctAATGGTGAAAAAATCCCCCCCAGAAAAGACCTTTGAAACCAGgatgcgtgtatctgtgtgtgtgtgtgtgtgtgtatttttgtgtgcatgcatatgaatgtatatgtatactCTGTGTATTTCTGGATGACCATAATTCTGTTTGATGTGTTGTTCCTACAGCAGAGGGAGAGGCTCCGGGAGCCCCATCGAAGGTCTATGCTTCAGAGACAGACCGAACATATGTGGTACTCAGTTGGTCCCCCCCAGTCTATCACGGCAAAGCCCCCATGTGGTACTACATCGAAAAGGTTTGTCTTCGCTCGTCCCCAGGTTCCAGCTGAGCCAAGCTCGTCACAAAACTATCATTTGATGACTACTGTTTGAGACTTATAGCCTTCATGAAGCTCACCAAATGATCATAAAATTGCACAATTAAAGACAGACATGGTTACTATCATTAGTTTGAATTCATTCAAGTAAATGGCTCTAAATTGATATTATCTCAGCAGTTAATCATAATTTGTCACGGGTCATGTGGGTAAAGTAATGATATACTTTTCGTTGGGGTTTATTTCCACTTAGAGTTTGGTCGGCAGTGATTCTTGGCAGAGAGTGAATACTCAAGTACCGGTGAGGTCCCCTCGCTACGCCGTGTTTGACTTGGCTGAGGGCAAAGAGTACCTCTTCCGCGTGTTAGCCGCTAACATGTACGGCACCAGCAAAGCCTCTGAGCCAACTGGCCCAATCCAAACTCAGGAACTGCGTGGTAAATCGTTTTCTTcgataattttcttttttaatctctggCAATTTCCTACTAGTTACTCAATTTAGTGTAAACTCTTACCAAATTTGGTTCAGGCTCTACTTCTTAGACAGTCATTCAGTCTTTGACAGACAATCTTGGAcagtcatttttacagtaatttCAGAAAGATAATTTCAGTTTTTTGAGATGGGATATGGCCTCCTGTCTTGCACTGCTCGTGTTAATATTAGACTGTAATGAACTGTCTTGTGCTTTCTGTAGCTTTATACGATTAAATTTGTGCTGATAATTAATCAGGGTATGTGAAATCACCCCTGAAATTAAATACCATGTTCAATCAGGTGTCCCCTCAGCGCCTGGTCAGGTCGTTGCCACCAGAGAAACGGACACATCCGTTCTCATTCAGTGGGCCCCTCCGAAGGAGCCAAACAACCTCATTGGATATTACATCGATTCTTGTGTAAAAGGTTCTAAGAACTGGACTTCGGCCAATCACAAACCAAACAAGAAGACCAAGTATGTgcttattaaaaaacaaatactgtaTTGGCTGGATTTTAAAAGTTGATTGTCAGCTATTCATCCAGTTTTATCCTTTATATGAAGAACTTCTTATGGTATATGTAAGTTCTTATTGTTTGGTTTATGCTTTTATTTCCCTGTTTCCCTTTGCtggagacagacaaataaataaagagagagagggagagagagactgactttGACTTTGTTTCCTGATGATGTTACATGCTGTCTTAAatggtgttgtgtttggttaGGTTTGTTGTTCATGGCTTGACTACTGGTGAGACCTATGTGTTCCGAGTGCAGGCCATTAATGAACTTGGTCTCAGTGATGAATCTCAGGAGTCAGCCCCACTCTCTGTGAAAGCTGCCCTTGGTAAGGAGTACCTCAGATAAGTCTCAATTATATTCCTGTTTTCTTAGAAAACAGAACAGGTAACTGGAAATTATCTGGAAATTAttgtaccaaacacacacacacacacacacacacacacacacagccaaatgcttttttcccttttttttgtttttgtttctcacagCCTGTGATAGTTATTAGTTTTGATTTAATTTCAGTATAACAAGTGCTGCAGGCAATAACAGAGTACAGTGTTGTGGAAATCTGTTCCAGTTTTTTAGCTACCCACTGTCAGCACTTTAGTGTTTTGATCATTAGACTTAAGGCATCTCTTCATAATTGCTTTGCAATAAACTGTGTTAGACTATTATGCCACATATGATTGTTTCCTATCAGCCACATTTAGTAGtttcatatttctgtcattGTATCTCTGAGATGAAAAAAGATATATTGGCaagtttttttatgtttttgttgctATTTCTGTCTTGATTTATGATGTCTCTATAggtgtcatttgtttttaatatatgaTTTCTTTAAGTTAGCTACATATTATTCAAGTCATTTACTTTCTTTAACTGCTAACACATATCAGCCGTAATGTGTGCAGTTTTaccatttttctctgtcatacaTGAAACTTGCAAATGACGACTTCCTTTAGGTTGAGTAATCAAAAGCTAAAGAGGTATCCAGGGCACTGTGGGAGTAGGCTTGTCTCCTTCTGCTATGGACAATGAGTAATGAGCCTacaagtcacacacactctatcttcTCTGTAGCTTTACCCTCCGCTCCTTATGACATTACTCTGCTTCACTGCGACGGTACATCTATGGTTCTGAACTGGAAACGTCCTCTCCACTCTGGCGGAGCAAAGGTCACAGACTATTACATCGACAAATACAACGTGGCCAAGAAAGTGTGGAGGGAAGTCAATGTCCCCCCCATTAAACACAGACTGCACAAGgtagcatttttttccctctttttttgtttacccCGCGACATTTCATGGCTGTGTGACGTTTACACTgagaaagcctctctctcttgggTCCTTTCAGCATTCACTGAATGGGttatgacatgtctgtgttgtctgtagGTTGAGAACCTGACTGAAGGTGCAGTGTATCAGTTTAGGATCTATGGGGCCAGCATTGCTGGGCTCGGGGAACCCGCCGCTCCCAGTGCAGCCTTCCACTGTGATGCCTGGACTATGCCTGAACCCGGTAACACATCCAAGACATTCGCTTGAAGCATCGTATACCTGTGCTCCCAACCCAGCTCAACcagttaaaaacacattgtcttATAATGCAGTGTGTCCAGAATGTGCTTTGATTTTAGATATTGAATTGGCTTGACCTAAGATGGAACGGAGTAACAGAACATGAGAGAATGTTGAATGTTTAAACATGCAGCAAATGTGACATGTGTGCAAGAGAAAAATCTAAGCTTAGAatgctttgattgacaggtccaGCCTATGACCTGAGCGCCTGTGAGATCAGAGACGATTCTTTGGTGCTGGAGTGGAAGATCCCTGTCTACACTGGAGCTAGCGCCATTACAGGATACTATGTGGACGTGTCCAAGAAAGGCTCTGGTGTATGGACCACTGCTAACGAAACTGCTGTCGGTCACTGCTACCATAAGGTATGAAAAAATTGAAAACACCCAAGCATTCGAATTATACCCAAAATGCTAGCGATTACTATATGGAAAAGAATCAGTTTTGGAGACTACACTGGGTCACTATCAGTAACTAGAGTGTGGTGCACAGGTGACTGGTTTGGAAACGGGCGAGTCTTACGTGTTCCGTGTGCGTGCGGAGAACGCTGAGGGCGTTGGCGTGGCGTCCGTCTCCTCCGACCCAGTGTGTGCCAAGGCTCTGCCAGGTAATAACAAGCAGCGTTTCGTATTCACTGACTGTAGCGTGGTCCAGGTTCTGACTACTGTGAAGCAGTCATCAGTGTGTTTGAGCAGTTCCCATAAaatgtgaaagacagacagtgtaaGACTTCACAGTGGCAGCTGTGTTTGGCAATGCCAGTCACACCATGGAAGATGTCTTCATATAGCCTGGTAGCTTGTACACAATATAAACATCATCTGTCTGTATTCATACTCAAGAGACAGTAGGATTTTTCATCTTTCGTgggatttcatttttcatgggATTTTAAATGGTTATTTGTCTGGCTTTGGGTGGGTGCAGGGTTTTTCTCCTACAGAGCTGCAGTGCACGCAGGCTTTTGCTTTAACTCAAAATCTTTTTGACTGAGGCTCTGATGTGTATCTTAATAGTAGAGCCAGGTATGCTTAATTAGATTTTATAACAAAAGCCTGCAAATAAAGTGAGCTTATAGGAGGAAACAGGCTGACCTCGGATCTAGAGATATCTGAGCAGAGTGGCCAGCAGAGTGCACTGTGGAGTTAGCAATGAACCaaaggagagaagggggagagagaaagagagagagagagagagagagagagagaaagagagagagagagagagggtaggagAGCCCCAAATAAACAGGAAAGTTGGAGGAGGATGTGGGAAGAAGAAAACTGACCCATAATCCTACATATCCATACTATAAATCCAACATATCCATACCATAAAGCCAGCATATGGATACTCAACCTGTTTTCCATAAACTCAACCTCTGTTGGTTTTTCTTTGTAAATCCTCTTTTGCTCCTCTATTATTTCAAAGGCACCCAGGAAATCAAGTGTGGAGTCGATGCAGAGACAGGCGACATTTATCTTTCATTCGAAAGCTGCCAGATGACAGAGAAATCGGAGTTTGTCTGGAAGAAATCCTACGAAGAAATCACGGATTTCTCCAAAGGAATCGTTGTTCAGTCATCTGGCAGTCAGTAAGAAAAGACTCTTATCAGGTCtttcagttattaaaaaaacacacaaacacaagggagaaaaacacatgtTGTATTAAAAAGAAACGTAGC
This sequence is a window from Chanos chanos chromosome 4, fChaCha1.1, whole genome shotgun sequence. Protein-coding genes within it:
- the myom2b gene encoding myomesin-2 encodes the protein MAAAVARQHKHFSHDYHRTHSKYVVKEYSSSEVEEVDYQYHKEKRIQGVVEKKMKTSDKYIREESMIRGPKFLTRLRSHTVFENTPVKLFCSVQGYPTPSVRWYKDDVILDNSSGKYFVGSNTGIHTLEIPKSSTDDTAMYTAVATNIHGQVSTQASVIVKRFKKEEEICPFGWMPYEFAILPEIKYTKINITFLETFDVTFKEEGDSVTLACTMTISPNLANLQPQTLWYRDEHLLKESKWVKMESGGGVAKLTLPQLYKDDEGLYTLRMVTKGGDAVHRAYLYVKDGPPPVPGAPGAPMDIKIHDANRDYVIVSWKPPNTTTEGPIIGYFVDRCEVGTENWTQCNDSPIKICKYPVSGLFEGHSYYFRVRAVNSHGISRPSRMSDAIAAVDPTEFERLHATKLGGKLDVVTYHDDLEAEGEAPGAPSKVYASETDRTYVVLSWSPPVYHGKAPMWYYIEKSLVGSDSWQRVNTQVPVRSPRYAVFDLAEGKEYLFRVLAANMYGTSKASEPTGPIQTQELRGVPSAPGQVVATRETDTSVLIQWAPPKEPNNLIGYYIDSCVKGSKNWTSANHKPNKKTKFVVHGLTTGETYVFRVQAINELGLSDESQESAPLSVKAALALPSAPYDITLLHCDGTSMVLNWKRPLHSGGAKVTDYYIDKYNVAKKVWREVNVPPIKHRLHKVENLTEGAVYQFRIYGASIAGLGEPAAPSAAFHCDAWTMPEPGPAYDLSACEIRDDSLVLEWKIPVYTGASAITGYYVDVSKKGSGVWTTANETAVGHCYHKVTGLETGESYVFRVRAENAEGVGVASVSSDPVCAKALPGTQEIKCGVDAETGDIYLSFESCQMTEKSEFVWKKSYEEITDFSKGIVVQSSGSQSTLLFKNPDKEDVGTFSVSVTHTDGVSASYGISAEELQKMLTLSQEIRHPIIPLKTELAYKIIERGRVRFWLQAEGISSAVTYKFFANNKELVNCEQTKMSHDVATGVIEMVLDHFTEDSEGTFTVQIQDGKAKAQSSLVLIGDAFKAALAEAEYQRKEYIRVKEGPHFMEFLSVQIGDNCSVTLVCKVANLKKESVFHWFKDDVEIVPEVPADLTSGVCRLPLALFSKKDVGVYKATISDDRGMDVSLIDISGQAFDDIINEISRIAGSSAAELTIQCTAEGIQLQCHMKYFTEEMKINWMHKETKITASEKMRIGGTPSMATMEIVEPTDNDKGLYTIEILDSEKTHTRTLDLSGQVYDKAYAEFQRLKAEAYAEKNRGKVVGGLPDVVTIMEKKTLSLTCTVCGEPKPQVSWSKNDHEVEPSDQYVISLDSGKFASLTIKGVSLEDSGKYTMTVHNKYGGESVDIVVSVYKQGDKIPDIKPSPSPKRIMPPTGPIVVPTTPASSPAPAAKSPTPPHGAKSPTPSRGVKSPTPSRKK